From Dioscorea cayenensis subsp. rotundata cultivar TDr96_F1 unplaced genomic scaffold, TDr96_F1_v2_PseudoChromosome.rev07_lg8_w22 25.fasta BLBR01001422.1, whole genome shotgun sequence, a single genomic window includes:
- the LOC120256408 gene encoding LOW QUALITY PROTEIN: type IV inositol polyphosphate 5-phosphatase 7-like (The sequence of the model RefSeq protein was modified relative to this genomic sequence to represent the inferred CDS: deleted 1 base in 1 codon), which produces MRDENLKKSKLSWSKSLVRKWFNIKSKAQDFYADYSVGRAGDEEWRTSFSEMESCTVKKSKTERFLKKKPDRLRGKFTNHDSVVQVTELQDYRIFVATWNVGGKSPPSYMNLEDWLHASPPADIYVLGFQEIVPLNAGNVLGAEDNGPAKKWVALIRKTLNNLPGGSNNGGYQTPSPVPDPIVELDDDFEGSSTRQKASSFFHRHSFQSLSRSLRRDEDMLAQQPRLDRRYSVCDRVSFGRRPSDYDSTYRWGGSSDDDNISADSPSTAAFSPMSYGFGSSLTTEGTDVSGRSRYCLVASKQMVGIFLTVWVRSEIRDDIKNMKVSCVGRGLMGYLGNKGSISISMSLHQTSFCFICSHLTSGQKEGDELRRNSDVFEILRKTRFPRVHGICDEKSPETILEHDRIIWLGDLNYRIALSYRSVKALVEMRNWRALLEKDQLRIEQRSGRVFRGWSEGRIYFPPTYKYSNNSDRYTGDEMHPKEKRRTPAWCDRILWYGNGLNQLSYVRGESRFSDHRPVYSIFSAEVELVNPNLIKNMVCSSARVEVEELLPYSHGYAELSFF; this is translated from the exons ATGAGAGATGAGAATCTGAAGAAAAGCaag CTCTCATGGTCAAAAAGTTTGGTGAGGAAATGGTTCAATATCAAGAGCAAAGCTCAGGATTTTTATGCTGATTATTCAGTTGGGAGAG CAGGGGATGAAGAATGGAGGACCAGTTTCTCAGAGATGGAGTCATGCACAGTTAAGAAAAGCAAAACAG AGAGATTTCTGAAGAAAAAACCAGATCGGTTACGAGGAAAGTTTACTAATCATGATTCAGTAGTTCAAGTtacagaactccaagattaTCG GATTTTTGTTGCAACTTGGAATGTTGGTGGGAAATCTCCACCAAGTTATATGAATCTTGAGGATTGGCTTCATGCTTCACCACCTGCAGATATATATGTTTTGGG ATTCCAAGAGATTGTTCCTCTGAATGCCGGGAATGTCCTGGGTGCCGAAGACAATGGCCCGGCGAAGAAATGGGTGGCTCTTATTAGAAAAACTTTGAATAATCTTCCTGGTGGTAGTAACAATGGAGGTTATCAAACACCATCTCCGGTGCCTGATCCGATTGTGGAGCTAGACGATGATTTTGAAGGATCGTCTACAAGGCAGAAGGCGTCGTCTTTCTTTCACCGTCATTCGTTTCAGTCTCTAAGCCGGAGTTTAAGAAGGGATGAAGATATGTTAGCTCAACAGCCTAGACTTGATCGCCGGTACAGCGTTTGTGATCGAGTAAGCTTTGGGAGAAGACCGAGTGATTATGATTCCACTTATCGATGGGGAGGCTCGTCTGATGATGACAACATCAGTGCTGATTCGCCAAGCACGGCTGCCTTCTCGCCAATGTCATATGGCTTTGGTTCATCCTTAACTACAGAAGGAACTGATGTATCAGGACGATCGAG ATATTGTTTAGTAGCAAGCAAGCAAATGGTCGGAATATTCCTGACGGTGTGGGTGCGAAGCGAAATTAGAGATGATATAAAGAACATGAAAGTCTCTTGTGTTGGTAGAGGATTGATGGGGTATCTTGGCAACAAA GGTTCAATCTCCATCAGCATGTCTTTACACCAAACAAGC TTTTGCTTCATATGTAGCCATTTGACGTCAGGGCAAAAGGAAGGCGATGAACTACGAAGAAATTCTGATGTCTTTGAGATTCTGAGAAAGACTAGATTCCCAAGAGTTCATGGAATTTGCGACGAAAAGTCACCTGAAACTATCCTTGAGCATGA TAGGATCATATGGCTTGGCGATTTGAATTACCGAATTGCTCTTTCGTACCGTTCTGTGAAGGCACTTGTTGAGATGCGCAATTGGAGAGCATTGTTGGAAAAGGATCAG CTTAGGATAGAGCAACGGAGTGGCCGTGTCTTTCGGGGCTGGAGTGAAGGAAGAATCTATTTTCCACCAACATATAAGTATTCGAATAACTCAGATCGGTACACCGGTGATGAAATGCACCCAAAAGAGAAACGCCGGACACCTGCTTG GTGTGATCGAATTCTATGGTACGGCAATGGCCTGAATCAGTTATCCTATGTTCGGGGAGAATCAAGGTTCTCCGACCATAGGCCGGTTTACAGCATTTTTTCAGCAGAGGTTGAACTTGTAAATCCAAACCTAATCAAAAACATGGTTTGCTCAAGTGCTCGAGTGGAGGTCGAAGAGCTTTTACCGTATTCTCACGGCTACGCCGAGCTCAGCTTCTTTTGA